In one window of Microplitis demolitor isolate Queensland-Clemson2020A chromosome 4, iyMicDemo2.1a, whole genome shotgun sequence DNA:
- the LOC103578776 gene encoding 1-phosphatidylinositol 3-phosphate 5-kinase isoform X2, giving the protein MMNKNMNSPTKLTEFAPLSPQENQPVVASLFSKFFNLAKNVTESPETDGARNAEVSPSVDDQSSSGESGSWRGDNSEKTPEDSSSTMTFNLDASEGRSLPNVLRRISNIVALKSNNLKSYKDSHLRSYWMPDKKAKQCYECCERFTTFRRRHHCRVCGQIFCSKCCSDEIPGKIMGCTGDLRVCTYCCKVVLSYLQSSDMKSVLSADLKALQEDLEVKYGGNDTLAVAEIKSSTIEDETRIYRKTSVGYMEEKYAIGTHSGDYLTSHERSIVLKNSASLRIICQELFRSNKSIPLETHRVRLKNYYNCFTGNQLVNWMISQNKAATRIQATAIGQALFQANYIESMQSDIEFTDSQAIFRPVSNNLSDNLLNKNVSSCDSHEPAWVKNIPQHDSTGTDSESESKQSEITTRIPSSGSSFYLDLDVGASTVTLKRPTTFDNFLTDTYSDAVGDQQQILSKFDQLNNTGVTDEIINDENLKVQQVKVRNCWHKVNNLCNSYGEMSAYNNLSIAYKQHEEYLIKQLLNNKGLSSSWAEVILPLAHQIIDQVRPNQNHDADDMDIRQYVQIKKSPGGTRDDCEILSGVFCSKNVAHRAMNAMIAHPKILLLQCGLMYQRVEGKLLSLEPVMLQEKEYLGHTVARIMALKPDIVMVHRSVARLAQDRFRECGVTLILNVKLSVMERVARCTGATIVNTIDAHLTTHVKLGTCQKFYLRNFPRDNNSVKTIMYFESCANSHLGSGIHLRGGSLMELKKVKNVMSTVIFAAYSWRLEKSFLMDEFAKPPSPKDYFFNENFRQESDDGDLNQYNNMEDVKLKQQQVTDDNKSCFKKAFDINQDDIENKLKFKDNKVLGEEKRSHGESISDLSDPLHQYLNEQDDINISSNNSNNLSLSVADLPLLNKFKKSLDGTILSFSPYLKFTIPYLETESGRNCVLRKFFPKDIFYSPQFIDTAEGTKVNNNNSCQQQQQQQQEKQEKQQEIQSTVNFKSRHPFTLAKLTAGIESRQVQALIADFRARGSRLNPTNNILLKTVNKLSELNENNQTKWPDCLDPLSHQRLAVLFCSFSHNANNVPAFCVNPWIVNMDLYGRNDIALGRFLERYCLTSEYKCPAANCRAQIVQHARRFAHDSSCIHITLKKMSADPFGQENSHDILMWSKCIKCKNVSPVVPMSSDTWSLSYAKYLELRFYNNAYTNRSSETCVHSLHHDYNQYFSRGNMLAIFKYMTISLWEISLPPPVIHIIYDAKQHINVIEEMKNIALKGDEVFSSIKEKLMTLQLEQDALNAAKQQVAKEQQYFKNKIEEVQLKLTSPTLENTKLEGKVSERQVQTFMFRIEDGLVILKRLISEAVSNWNDRINDITTKKKDQRSRKFTDRSLTAGSINGIVDTDGYITEDTASESLIEDLSPMSADYNAIEAISAVSSTVQSDGFYFGDMLESSDNEIQETSHDVVVVKDSPKSHHRSYSDVLPVVTSDDMPDRKKKKKTILSQLLPSTTITTPIYNPLGVLEHHLLPLGSVVPIVVYESEPSSIIAYALDSHDYKHALQEIIRTTKIPTDQTQSPLIKRKLDSKDNSIESDNNLQNSTVENEEESKTIKQHNYIQVQFADSTTNFYCRIYFAAQFAALRDNVLPCGEDGFTRSLCRSVQWAARGGKSGSTFSKSRDDRFILKELSRVEMQIFLDFAPNYFAYMEKCQQTKQPTLLGKIVGVYRVSFKNNTTNAALRTSVLVMENLFYSRTITDKYDLKGSVRNRLVNLEEADQEGELVLLDENLLNMSCDSPLYIRSHSKSVLNKAIEQDTKFLADNSVMDYSLLVGLEPESNQLVLGIIDYIRTFTWDKKLETMVKKSGILGGQGKLPTIVSPEEYRARFIAAMHRYFLPVPDRWTGLGRGVE; this is encoded by the exons atgatgaataaaaatatgaactcACCAACAAAACTCACCGAGTTTGCTCCGTTGAGTCCGCAAGAAAATCAACCAGTTGTTGCAtctcttttttcaaaattttttaacttggCCAAAA atgTTACGGAAAGTCCCGAAACTGATGGAGCTAGAAATGCTGAGGTGTCACCTAGTGTTGATGATCAAAGTTCTTCTGGAGAGTCGGGCTCTTGGAGAGGTGATAATTCTGAAAAAACTCCAGAAGACAGTAGTTCAACTATGACCTTTAATTTAGATGCCTCTGAAGGTCGGAGTTTGCCAAATGTTCTCAGGAGGATCAGCAATATTGTAGCACTAAAgagcaataatttaaaatcgtaCAAAGATTCACATCTGAGGAGCTATTGGATGCCAGACAAAAAAGCAAAACAGTGTTATGAATGCTGTGAGCGATTTACTACATTTAGAAGAAGGCATCATTGTCGTGTCTGCGGGCAGATATTTTGTTCAAAGTGCTGCTCAGATGAAATTCCTGGTAAAATAATGGGATGTACTGGTGATTTAAGGGTCTGCACATACTGTTGTAAAGTTGTTTTGTCTTATTTGCAATCTTCTGATATGAAAAGCGTTTTATCAGCAGATTTAAAAGCTCTTCAAGAAGATTTAGAGGTAAAATATGGAGGAAACGATACTCTGGCAGTAGCTGAAATAAAATCAAGTACGATTGAAGATGAAACGagaatttatagaaaaacTAGTGTTGGATATATGGAAGAAAAATATGCTATTGGAACACATTCTGGTGATTATTTAACTTCTCATGAACGttctattgttttaaaaaattcagccTCACTGAGAATTATTTGTCAAGAATTGTTTAGATCAAATAAATCTATACCTTTGGAAACTCATCGGGTgagacttaaaaattattacaactGTTTTACGGGAAATCAATTGGTTAACTGGATGATATCACAAAATAAAGCAGCAACACGTATACAAGCTACGGCTATTGGACAAGCACTATTTCAAGCAAATTATATTGAATCAATGCAGTCAGACATTGAATTTACTGATTCTCAAGCAATATTTAGACctgttagtaataatttatctgataatttattaaataaaaatgtttctaGTTGTGATAGCCATGAGCCTGCATGGGTTAAAAATATACCACAACATGATTCTACTGGTACTGATTCTGAAAGTGAATCAAAACAATCTGAAATCACTACTCGGATACCTTCCTCGGGTTCAAGTTTTTATCTGGATCTCGATGTTGGAGCTTCTACAGTTACTTTAAAGCGACCTACaacttttgataattttttaacagataCATACAGTGATGCTGTTGGTGATCAGcaacaaattttatcaaaatttgatcaattaaataataccgGTGTTActgatgaaataataaatgatgaaaatttaaaagttcaaCAAGTTAAAGTTAGAAATTGTTGGCACAAAGTTAATAATCTTTGTAATTCTTATGGTGAAATGAGTGCTTATAATAATCTGTCCATTGCTTACAAACAGCACGaggaatatttaataaaacagcTGTTGAATAATAAAGGATTGTCATCAAGTTGGGCTGAGGTGATATTGCCACTTGCTCATCAGATTATTGACCAAGTTAGACCTAATCAAAATCATGATGCCGATGATATGGATATACGCCAGTAcgttcaaattaaaaaatcacctGGTGGTACCAGAGATGACTGTGAAATATTGTCTGGAGTATTTTGTAGTAAAAATGTTGCACATCGTGCCATGAATGCAATGATTGCACATCctaaaatattacttttgcAGTGTGGTTTGATGTATCAACGAGTTGAAGGCAAGCTATTGAGTCTTGAGCCTGTAATGCTTCAGGAAAAAGAGTATTTGGGTCATACAGTTGCCAGAATTATGGCATTGAAGCCAGATATAGTAATGGTTCATCGATCAGTTGCTCGATTAGCTCAGGATAGATTCCGTGAGTGTGGTGTCACTTTGATATTAAATGTAAAGCTCAGTGTTATGGAAAGAGTCGCTCGTTGCACAGGTGCTACTATTGTCAATACCATTGACGCACATTTAACGACTCATGTTAAATTAGGAacatgtcaaaaattttatctcagaAATTTTCCACGTGATAATAATTCTGTTAAAACAATTATGTATTTTGAAAGCTGCGCAAATTCACATTTAGGATCTGGAATTCATTTACGAGGAGGTTCATTGATGGAgcttaaaaaagttaaaaatgtcATGTCTACTGTTATTTTTGCTGCATATTCATGGCGTcttgaaaaatcatttttaatggaTGAATTTGCTAAACCACCTTCAcctaaagattatttttttaatgaaaattttcgtcAAGAATCTGATGACGGAGACTTGaatcaatataataatatggaAGATGTTAAACTAAAACAACAACAAGTAActgatgataataaatcttgttttaaaaaagcttttgatattaatcaagatgatattgaaaataaattaaagtttaaggATAATAAAGTATTGGGAGAAGAAAAACGTAGTCATGGAGAATCGATAAGTGATTTAAGTGATCCACTACATCAATACTTGAATGAGCAAGATGACATTAATATTTCATCtaataattcaaacaatttAAGTCTCAGTGTTGCAGATCTTCCACtgcttaataaatttaaaaaatcacttgacgGTACTATTCTAAGTTTTTCTCcgtatttgaaatttacaatACCATATTTGGAAACAGAATCTGGTAGAAATTGTGTGTTACGTAAATTTTTTCccaaagatattttttattctccacAATTCATAGATACAGCGGAAGGTactaaagttaataataacaatagttgtcaacaacaacaacaacaacaacaagaaaaacaagaaaaacaacaagaaatacaaagtacagttaattttaaatcacggCATCCATTTACACTGGCTAAACTAACAGCTGGTATTGAATCACGTCAAGTACAGGCACTGATAGCAGACTTTCGTGCTCGGGGTAGTCGACTTAATCcaacaaataatatattattgaagaccgttaataaattatcggagctaaatgaaaataatcagaCTAAATGGCCTGATTGTTTAGATCCATTAAGTCATCAGAGACTGGCTGTACTCTTTTGTAGTTTTTCACACAATGCCAATAATGTTCCCGCTTTTTGTGTTAATCCATGGATTGTAAATATGGATTTATATGGCCGTAATGATATTGCTCTTGGACGTTTTTTGGAGCGTTATTGTTTAACTTCTGAATATAAGTGCCCAGCGGCTAATTGTCGGGCTCAAATAGTTCAACATGCACGACGATTTGCTCATGACAGTAGTTGCATTCacataactttaaaaaaaatgtcagcaGATCCTTTTGGGCAAGAAAATAGCCATGACATTCTTATGTGGAGCAAATgcattaaatgtaaaaatgtatCACCAGTTGTACCAATGTCTTCAGACACTTGGTCACTTTCATACGCAAAATATCTTGAGTTacgtttttataataatgcTTATACTAATCGCAGCTCTGAAACATGTGTCCACTCACTTCATCATGattataatcaatatttttcacgTGGTAATATGCttgcaatatttaaatatatgacaatATCATTATGGGAAATATCACTACCACCACCAGttatacatattatttatgacgCTAAACAGCATATAAATGTTAttgaagaaatgaaaaatattgcgTTAAAAGGTGATGAGGTATTTTCAAGTATTAAAGAAAAACTTATGACTCTTCAATTGGAACAGGATGCGTTAAATGCAGCCAAGCAGCAAGTAGCCAAAGAGCaacagtattttaaaaataaaatagaagaaGTTCAGTTAAAATTAACATCTCCGACGCTAGAAAATACCAAATTAGAGGGAAAAGTTTCTGAAAGACAAGTTCAGACATTTATGTTTAGAATAGAAGATGgattagttattttaaaaagattaatATCTGAGGCTGTGTCAAATTGGAATGACAGAATTAATGATATTACTACAAAGAAAAAAGATCAAAGATCacgtaaatttactgataGATCATTGACTGCTGGGAGTATCAATGGGATCGTTGATACTGATGGTTATATAACAGAAGACACTGCTTCTGAATCATTAATTGAGGATCTGAGTCCAATGTCTGCAGATTATAATGCAATTGAAGCTATTTCAGCAGTCTCCAGTACGGTTCAAAGTgatggattttattttggtGATATGCTAGAGAGTTCAGACAATGAAATTCAAGAGACTAGTCATGATGTCGTTGTAGTTAAAGATTCACCAAAATCTCATCATCGTTCATACTCGGATGTACTTCCTGTTGTTACATCCGACGATATGccagatcgtaaaaaaaaaaagaaaacaatattGTCACAGCTTTTACCTTCAACTACAATTACAACGCCAATTTATAATCCATTGGGTGTTTTAGAACACCATTTACTTCCTCTTGGTTCAGTTGTTCCGATAGTCGTATATGAAAGTGAGCCTTCATCTATAATAGCTTATGCTTTGGATTCTCATGATTACAAACACGCACTACAGGAAATTATTCGAACAACCAAAATTCCCACCGATCAAACTCAAAGTCCTTTAATTAAACGTAAATTAGATAGTAAAGATAATTCAATAGAGTCTG ataataatttacaaaattcaaCGGTTGAGAATGAAGAAGAAAGCAAGACAATAAAGCaacataattatattcaagttCAGTTTGCTGACAGTACGACAAATTTCTACTGTCGTATCTATTTCGCAGCTCAGTTTGCAGCTTTAAGAGATAACGTTTTACCTTGTGGCGAAGACGGATTCACCAGGAGTCTTTGTCGGAGTGTCCAGTGGGCCGCAAGGGGCGGAAAAAGTGGTAGCACTTTTTCAAAGAGTCGCGACGATAGattcattttaaaagaattatcTCGCGTTGAAatgcaaatatttttagaCTTTGCACCAAATTATTTTGCATATATGGAAAAATGTCAGCAAACAAAACAACCGACATTGTTGGGAAAAATAGTCGGAGTTTATCGCgtgtcttttaaaaataatacaacgAATGCCGCTTTAAGAACAAGTGTTTTagtaatggaaaatttattttactcacgAACAATAACTGACAAGTATGATTTAAAAGGGTCGGTAAGAAATAGACTAGTAAATTTAGAGGAAGCTGATCAAGAGGGTGAATTAGTTTTATtggatgaaaatttattaaacatgaGCTGTGATTCCCCTTTATACATTAGATCACATTCAAAATCAGTCTTGAATAAAGCTATAGAACAGGACACTAAATTTCTCGCTGATAATTCCGTAATGGATTATTCACTTCTCGTTGGTCTTGAGCCAGAGTCAAATCAACTTGTATTAGGAATtattg attATATACGAACATTTACTTGGGataaaaaacttgaaacaATGGTTAAAAAGTCTGGTATATTAGGCGGTCAAGGCAAACTACCAACAATAGTATCACCAGAAGAATATCGAGCTAGATTTATAGCTGCTATGCACAGATATTTTTTACCTGTACCAGACAGATGGACTGGGCTAGGTCGTGGTGTCGAgtaa